A stretch of Dietzia lutea DNA encodes these proteins:
- a CDS encoding TetR/AcrR family transcriptional regulator: MSQTREPGRRELNKADKQRRIHAAALELFSRHGYSTVTTQQVADRAEVGTGTLFRYAQSKGELLCMVANEEFRAMVESVPETGDPVEDLVVLCEPLLVALDRQPENIAAYHRETLFGEAGPHRAEAQRILGELRELIAAVLAGYAGGTVQPADMVGAAQTVFDVLYMTIVRCGVERSSASEGRRELEVHVRRVLYGVLPATRGAVDTV; the protein is encoded by the coding sequence GTGAGCCAGACCCGCGAGCCGGGCCGCCGCGAACTCAACAAGGCCGACAAACAGCGGCGCATCCACGCCGCCGCCCTCGAACTCTTCTCCCGGCACGGCTACTCGACCGTCACGACCCAGCAGGTGGCCGACCGCGCCGAGGTCGGGACGGGGACGCTCTTCCGCTACGCCCAGTCCAAGGGCGAACTCCTGTGCATGGTCGCCAACGAGGAATTCCGCGCGATGGTCGAGTCCGTTCCCGAGACCGGGGACCCGGTCGAGGACCTGGTCGTCCTGTGCGAGCCCCTGCTGGTGGCGCTCGACAGGCAGCCCGAGAACATCGCCGCCTACCACCGGGAGACGTTGTTCGGAGAGGCCGGCCCCCACCGGGCCGAAGCGCAACGCATCCTCGGCGAGCTGCGCGAGCTCATCGCCGCCGTGCTCGCGGGGTACGCGGGCGGCACCGTGCAACCCGCGGACATGGTCGGCGCCGCCCAGACCGTGTTCGACGTCCTCTACATGACCATCGTGCGGTGCGGCGTCGAGCGCTCTTCCGCCAGCGAGGGGCGCAGGGAACTCGAGGTGCACGTCCGGCGGGTCCTGTACGGCGTCCTCCCGGCGACGCGCGGGGCCGTGGACACGGTCTGA
- a CDS encoding DUF3817 domain-containing protein has translation MTPRVLYKRLALAEVVTWTLLILGMIGKYGFGQDWATSVGGGIHGFVFLCYVVATLAVWTDKRWSAGTGILGLVSAVIPYATVPFERSVERRGLLEGPWRLGPGGERPGGPADRVLSFALRSPVVALLVTLIVVAIVFSLLVTAGPPTEWFS, from the coding sequence GTGACCCCCCGCGTTCTCTACAAGCGACTCGCTCTGGCGGAGGTGGTCACCTGGACTCTCCTGATACTGGGGATGATCGGCAAATACGGCTTCGGGCAGGACTGGGCCACCTCGGTGGGCGGCGGCATCCACGGCTTCGTGTTCCTGTGCTACGTCGTGGCGACCCTGGCGGTGTGGACGGACAAGCGCTGGTCCGCCGGCACCGGAATCCTCGGTCTGGTCTCGGCGGTGATCCCGTACGCGACGGTCCCGTTCGAGCGGTCGGTCGAGCGCCGTGGCCTCCTCGAGGGCCCGTGGCGGCTCGGTCCGGGCGGCGAGAGGCCCGGCGGCCCGGCGGACCGCGTCCTCTCGTTCGCGCTGCGCTCCCCCGTCGTGGCACTGCTCGTCACCCTGATCGTGGTGGCGATCGTGTTCTCGCTGCTGGTCACCGCCGGCCCGCCCACCGAGTGGTTCTCGTGA
- a CDS encoding DEAD/DEAH box helicase, whose product MQLPQLLTDLDDVPADLHEEAVFDAFVAWAADRGLTLYPAQEEAVLEMAAGSHVVLATPTGSGKSLVALGAHFAAMARGQRSYYTAPIKALVSEKFFALCEVFGAENVGMLTGDAAVNADAPIVCATAEIVANIALREGAGAEIGQVVMDEFHYYSEPDRGWAWQVPLIELPDTQFLLMSATLGDVDWLQEDLHRRTGRQCVYIGGTERPVPLSFEYALSGVHESVELLLRDGRAPVYIVHFTQAAALEQAQALTSLAVADKERKAAISDEIGGFRFTTSFGRTLRKLLLHGIGVHHAGMLPKYRRLVERLAQDGLLTVICGTDTLGVGINVPIRTVLFTGLTKFDGRRQRVLKAREFHQIAGRAGRAGFDTEGFVVVLAPEHEIENAKAAAKAAANPKKKAKAAKKKPPEGFVNWSRSTFDKLVGARPEQLTSRFEVSNSMLLNIISRPGSCYGHMRHLLLSSHETRARVRHHVLRAIELFRGLEAAGIVERLAEPDDDGRHVRLTVDLQRDFALNQPLAPFAIAAMEVLDPDSPTPELDLVSVIEAVLDDPRPILYAQQREARGEAIAALKAEGVEYSERMELVEDISWPKPLDDLLADAYDAYRAGHPWVAGIEPSPKSVIREMVERGMTFSDLVSAYGLGRSEGAVLRYLTDAYRALRQTVPADRRSEEFDDLVEWLGELVRQVDSSLLDEWELLTDPDVSSERVAELAFGETAGAARPVTANSRAFRVMVRNAMFRRVELLARDDIERLAELDADVPEHPDWDSEIDAYWDEYDEIGTGPAARGPALFTVSESGSTVVPGTWRVRQVLDDPEGDHGWAIEGVVDLAASDEAGEVRFASLALHG is encoded by the coding sequence GTGCAGCTGCCCCAACTCCTCACCGATCTCGACGACGTCCCCGCCGACCTCCACGAGGAGGCGGTGTTCGACGCGTTCGTGGCCTGGGCCGCGGACCGGGGCCTGACGCTGTACCCGGCCCAGGAGGAGGCCGTCCTCGAGATGGCCGCCGGCAGCCACGTCGTGCTCGCCACCCCCACCGGGTCCGGCAAATCCCTGGTCGCCCTCGGCGCCCACTTCGCCGCGATGGCGCGCGGTCAGCGCAGTTACTACACCGCGCCCATCAAGGCGCTCGTCAGCGAGAAGTTCTTCGCGCTGTGCGAGGTGTTCGGTGCCGAGAACGTCGGCATGCTCACCGGCGACGCCGCCGTCAACGCCGACGCACCCATCGTCTGCGCGACCGCCGAGATCGTCGCCAACATCGCGCTGCGCGAGGGGGCGGGCGCCGAGATCGGCCAGGTGGTGATGGACGAGTTCCACTACTACTCGGAGCCCGACCGGGGCTGGGCGTGGCAGGTCCCGCTCATCGAACTGCCCGACACCCAGTTCCTGCTCATGTCCGCCACGCTCGGCGACGTGGACTGGCTGCAGGAGGACCTGCACCGGCGCACCGGTCGGCAGTGCGTGTACATCGGCGGCACCGAGCGCCCGGTCCCGCTCTCGTTCGAGTACGCCCTGTCCGGCGTTCACGAGTCGGTCGAGCTGCTGCTTCGCGACGGCAGGGCCCCCGTCTACATCGTCCACTTCACCCAGGCTGCTGCACTCGAGCAGGCCCAGGCGCTGACCTCGCTCGCCGTGGCCGACAAGGAGCGCAAGGCCGCCATCTCGGACGAGATCGGTGGTTTCCGGTTCACCACCAGCTTCGGCCGGACACTGCGCAAACTCCTGCTTCACGGTATCGGCGTCCACCACGCCGGGATGCTGCCCAAGTACCGGCGGTTGGTCGAGCGGCTGGCGCAGGACGGCCTGCTCACCGTCATCTGCGGGACCGACACCCTCGGCGTGGGCATCAACGTCCCCATCCGCACCGTCCTGTTCACCGGCCTGACCAAATTCGACGGCCGCCGACAGCGCGTGCTCAAGGCGCGCGAATTCCACCAGATCGCCGGGCGGGCCGGACGCGCCGGCTTCGACACCGAGGGATTCGTCGTGGTGCTCGCCCCCGAGCACGAGATCGAGAACGCCAAGGCCGCCGCGAAGGCCGCCGCGAACCCCAAGAAGAAGGCCAAGGCCGCCAAGAAGAAGCCCCCGGAGGGCTTCGTCAACTGGTCGCGGTCCACGTTCGACAAACTCGTCGGCGCCCGGCCCGAGCAGTTGACCAGCCGCTTCGAGGTGAGCAACTCGATGCTGCTCAACATCATCTCCCGGCCGGGCAGCTGTTACGGCCACATGCGGCACCTGTTGCTGTCCTCCCACGAGACCCGCGCGCGGGTGCGCCACCACGTCCTGCGCGCCATCGAGCTGTTCCGAGGGCTGGAGGCCGCCGGGATCGTCGAGCGCCTGGCCGAACCGGACGACGACGGGCGGCACGTGAGGCTGACGGTCGACCTCCAACGGGACTTCGCGCTCAACCAACCGCTGGCGCCGTTCGCTATCGCGGCGATGGAGGTCCTCGACCCCGACTCCCCGACGCCCGAGCTGGACCTGGTCTCCGTCATCGAGGCCGTGCTCGACGACCCGCGTCCGATCCTCTACGCCCAGCAGCGTGAGGCACGCGGCGAGGCGATCGCCGCGCTCAAGGCCGAGGGTGTCGAGTACTCCGAGCGCATGGAGCTGGTCGAGGACATCTCCTGGCCCAAGCCGCTGGACGACCTCCTCGCCGACGCCTACGACGCGTACCGGGCCGGGCACCCGTGGGTGGCCGGGATCGAGCCGTCCCCCAAGTCGGTGATCCGCGAGATGGTCGAGCGCGGGATGACCTTCTCCGACCTGGTCTCGGCGTACGGACTCGGCCGGTCCGAGGGCGCCGTCCTGCGCTACCTCACCGACGCCTACCGCGCGCTGCGCCAGACGGTCCCCGCCGACCGCCGGTCCGAGGAATTCGACGACCTCGTGGAGTGGCTGGGCGAACTGGTCCGGCAGGTCGACTCGAGCCTGCTCGACGAATGGGAACTGCTCACCGATCCCGACGTGTCCTCCGAGCGGGTCGCCGAGCTGGCCTTCGGCGAGACCGCGGGCGCCGCCCGCCCGGTCACGGCGAACTCGCGGGCGTTCCGGGTGATGGTGCGCAACGCGATGTTCCGCCGCGTCGAGCTGCTCGCCCGCGACGACATCGAACGGCTCGCCGAGCTGGACGCCGACGTGCCCGAGCACCCCGACTGGGACTCGGAGATCGACGCCTACTGGGATGAGTACGACGAGATCGGGACCGGACCCGCCGCGCGGGGCCCGGCGCTGTTCACCGTGAGCGAGTCGGGTTCCACGGTGGTGCCGGGGACGTGGCGGGTGCGCCAGGTGCTCGACGACCCCGAGGGCGATCACGGCTGGGCGATCGAGGGTGTGGTGGATCTCGCCGCCAGTGACGAGGCCGGCGAGGTCCGCTTCGCCTCGCTCGCACTCCACGGGTGA
- a CDS encoding proteasome assembly chaperone family protein, whose product MARHSDLYRLIEPVPDLRSEDGRGPVLVHGLEGFSDAGQAIQGVSEHLRESLDSQLIVEFDVDELVDYRSRRPHLKYSFDRFADYNEPTIQMHAVKASDGTSFLLLSGLEPDLKWDGFTESVIDLAGSFGVRMSIGLGAMPLGVPHTRPTNSSAHASDVDLIKGFSAWPGEFSVPGNVTSLLELRMAEHGIPSAGFTVHVPQYLSQTAYPAAVLHLVGSIARIADLELPTAELEKAAEEFTDQVNAQIAQSPEILTAVELMEKQYDEFMETRLGSDSLNPGGKPLPSGDEIGAEFERFLAQQTGDGGQGDDPQHNG is encoded by the coding sequence ATGGCCAGGCACAGCGATCTGTACCGACTGATCGAACCCGTTCCCGACCTGCGTTCCGAGGACGGCCGCGGGCCGGTCCTCGTGCACGGACTGGAGGGCTTCTCCGATGCCGGACAGGCGATCCAGGGCGTGTCCGAGCATCTCCGCGAGAGCCTGGACTCCCAGCTGATCGTCGAGTTCGACGTCGACGAGCTCGTGGACTACCGCTCGCGCCGCCCGCATCTCAAGTACTCGTTCGACCGCTTCGCGGACTACAACGAGCCGACCATCCAGATGCACGCGGTCAAGGCCTCCGACGGGACGTCCTTCCTGCTCCTGTCCGGACTCGAGCCGGATCTCAAGTGGGACGGCTTCACCGAGTCCGTGATCGACCTCGCCGGGTCCTTCGGGGTCCGGATGTCGATCGGACTGGGAGCGATGCCCCTCGGCGTCCCCCACACCCGGCCCACCAACTCGAGCGCCCACGCCAGCGACGTGGACCTCATCAAGGGGTTCTCCGCCTGGCCCGGCGAGTTCTCGGTGCCCGGCAACGTGACCTCCCTGCTCGAGCTGCGGATGGCCGAACACGGGATCCCCTCCGCGGGCTTCACCGTGCACGTGCCGCAGTACCTGTCGCAGACCGCCTACCCGGCGGCGGTGCTCCACCTGGTGGGCAGCATCGCGCGGATCGCGGACCTCGAGCTGCCGACCGCCGAACTGGAGAAGGCCGCCGAAGAGTTCACCGACCAGGTCAACGCGCAGATCGCGCAGAGCCCCGAGATCCTCACCGCCGTCGAGCTCATGGAGAAGCAGTACGACGAGTTCATGGAGACGCGACTCGGTTCCGACTCCCTCAACCCGGGCGGCAAGCCACTGCCGTCGGGCGACGAGATCGGTGCGGAGTTCGAGCGGTTCCTCGCCCAGCAGACGGGCGACGGCGGGCAGGGCGACGACCCGCAGCACAACGGGTGA
- a CDS encoding DUF4192 domain-containing protein: protein MTTGELKDEGGTDGRATVVITSPEELIASIPAMLGFPPGPGSVVILCGRTADGGQGPVVRMDVDGLLDDGRGFPGDDDLLDEPDGLDDLDDLFDDDPLDDLTGDACGSGVVAIGRARPAIDPDPARGLARFCAREGIDSVHLVVVHEDCADGYLAGLRAEDAASAFEYWLGEAGTGVEAAYGVGGFAEGAPWVDLFGMARGVQIDPDTTQIAAVHAYDGRVRAGSREEIDRLYLVRDPDACDEGHPGDGDVGGAGEADAHGRGGAPARGRDQRAERARAVAEAVERHDDAARRLGVGEEVDDDELADIGRDLLVIAVRDEIYRRLAMRGLGDRDGRRLVWWAVARRRPARERSVALLLLGAASYFAGSGVHAWSALSAAVDADPGNNLARLLLQGLHHGMSPERLRRVAATA from the coding sequence ATGACGACGGGCGAGCTGAAGGACGAGGGCGGCACGGACGGGCGGGCGACGGTGGTGATCACCTCGCCGGAGGAGCTGATCGCCTCGATACCTGCGATGCTCGGCTTCCCGCCGGGGCCGGGGTCGGTGGTGATCCTGTGCGGTCGCACCGCGGACGGTGGACAGGGGCCGGTGGTGCGGATGGACGTCGACGGCCTGCTGGACGACGGCCGTGGGTTCCCCGGGGACGACGACCTCCTCGACGAGCCCGACGGCCTCGACGACCTCGACGATCTGTTCGACGACGACCCGCTGGACGACCTCACCGGCGACGCGTGCGGATCCGGAGTCGTCGCGATCGGTCGTGCCCGTCCGGCGATCGACCCCGATCCGGCGCGGGGGCTGGCGCGGTTCTGCGCGCGGGAGGGCATCGACTCGGTGCACCTGGTGGTGGTCCACGAGGACTGCGCGGACGGGTATCTGGCGGGGCTGCGGGCGGAGGACGCCGCGTCGGCGTTCGAGTACTGGCTGGGCGAGGCGGGCACGGGGGTGGAGGCGGCCTACGGGGTCGGTGGGTTCGCCGAGGGGGCGCCGTGGGTGGATCTGTTCGGGATGGCCCGGGGCGTGCAGATCGATCCGGACACGACGCAGATCGCCGCGGTGCACGCGTACGACGGCCGCGTCCGGGCCGGCTCGAGGGAGGAGATCGACCGCCTGTATCTCGTCCGTGACCCCGACGCGTGCGACGAGGGCCACCCGGGTGACGGCGACGTGGGCGGTGCGGGAGAGGCGGATGCGCACGGCCGGGGCGGCGCGCCCGCACGGGGACGCGACCAACGCGCGGAGCGGGCGCGCGCGGTCGCGGAGGCGGTGGAGCGCCATGACGACGCCGCGCGTCGGCTCGGGGTGGGGGAGGAGGTCGACGACGACGAGCTGGCCGACATCGGGCGGGACCTGCTGGTGATCGCGGTCCGTGACGAGATCTACCGGCGTCTCGCGATGCGGGGGCTGGGCGATCGCGACGGTCGGCGGCTGGTGTGGTGGGCGGTCGCGCGTCGTCGGCCGGCGCGCGAACGCTCGGTGGCGTTGCTGCTGTTGGGTGCGGCGTCGTACTTCGCGGGCAGCGGGGTGCACGCGTGGTCGGCGTTGTCGGCCGCCGTCGACGCCGATCCGGGGAACAACCTGGCCCGGCTACTGCTGCAGGGACTGCACCACGGGATGTCGCCGGAGCGGCTCAGGAGGGTGGCGGCGACCGCCTGA
- the galE gene encoding UDP-glucose 4-epimerase GalE, which produces MKLLVTGGAGYVGGVCATVLIERGHEVVILDDLSTGNRDGVPEGATFLEGDVAARAAEVLDSSFDGVLHFAARSLVGESVEKPEEYWQGNVVTSLALLDGMRAAGVGNLVFSSTAATYGEPEQVPITEDMPTRPTNTYGATKLAIDHAITSYAVAHGLAATSLRYFNVAGAYHGAGENRVVETHLIPLVLQVALGHRDHIKVFGDDWPTPDGTCIRDYIHVADLADAHLLALQSNAPGVHRVLNLGSGEGFSVREVIDVCREVTGHPIPDVVSPRRAGDPAVLVASSTRAIAELGWNPTRTDLRTVVEDAWAFTGALGDRAHSAPR; this is translated from the coding sequence GTGAAGCTCCTGGTCACCGGCGGGGCCGGGTACGTCGGTGGCGTGTGCGCCACCGTCCTGATCGAGCGCGGGCACGAGGTGGTGATCCTCGACGACCTGTCCACCGGCAACCGGGACGGCGTCCCCGAGGGGGCGACCTTCCTCGAGGGCGACGTCGCCGCGCGCGCAGCCGAGGTCCTCGACTCGTCCTTCGACGGCGTGCTGCACTTCGCCGCGCGCTCGCTGGTCGGCGAGTCCGTCGAGAAGCCCGAGGAGTACTGGCAGGGCAACGTGGTCACGTCCCTGGCCCTGCTGGACGGCATGCGAGCGGCCGGGGTCGGGAACCTCGTGTTCTCCTCGACCGCGGCCACCTACGGCGAGCCCGAGCAGGTGCCCATCACCGAGGACATGCCCACCCGGCCGACCAACACCTACGGGGCCACCAAGCTGGCGATCGACCACGCCATCACCTCGTACGCGGTCGCACACGGACTCGCCGCGACCAGCCTGCGCTACTTCAACGTCGCCGGCGCCTACCACGGCGCGGGTGAGAACCGGGTCGTGGAGACCCACCTCATCCCGCTGGTGCTCCAGGTCGCACTGGGCCACCGGGACCACATCAAGGTCTTCGGCGACGACTGGCCCACCCCCGACGGCACCTGCATCCGCGACTACATCCACGTCGCGGATCTCGCGGACGCCCACCTGCTGGCCCTGCAGTCCAACGCGCCGGGGGTCCACCGTGTGCTCAATCTCGGCAGCGGCGAGGGCTTCTCCGTCCGCGAGGTGATCGACGTGTGCCGCGAGGTCACCGGGCACCCGATCCCGGATGTCGTCTCCCCCAGGCGCGCCGGTGACCCCGCGGTCCTCGTGGCCTCGAGCACCCGGGCGATCGCCGAGCTCGGTTGGAATCCCACCCGGACGGACCTGCGCACGGTGGTCGAGGACGCCTGGGCGTTCACCGGAGCGCTCGGCGACCGGGCCCACTCGGCCCCCCGCTGA
- a CDS encoding metal-dependent transcriptional regulator — translation MKDLVDTTEMYLRTIYELEEEGVIPLRARIAERLEQSGPTVSQTVARMERDGLVLVAPDRHLQLTATGRELAVDVMRKHRLAERLLVDVIGLELEKVHAEACRWEHVMSDDVERRLIEVLDDPRTSPYGNPIPGLDRIGYAESALDHGDHIRLSALPTDTPHTVRIRAIGENVQIDTDLISEFRAAGVEPLKTVTATRRGHLVELDSGDGRTVELDGDHAHAIQVEILS, via the coding sequence GTGAAGGACCTGGTGGACACCACCGAGATGTACCTCCGCACCATCTACGAGCTCGAGGAGGAGGGCGTGATCCCGCTGCGGGCGCGGATCGCGGAGCGCCTCGAGCAGAGCGGGCCGACCGTGAGCCAGACGGTGGCCCGGATGGAGCGCGACGGGCTGGTGCTCGTCGCACCCGACCGGCACCTCCAGCTCACCGCCACCGGGCGTGAGCTCGCGGTGGACGTGATGCGCAAGCACCGCCTGGCCGAGCGGCTCCTGGTGGACGTGATCGGGCTCGAGCTCGAGAAGGTCCACGCCGAGGCGTGCCGGTGGGAGCACGTCATGAGCGACGACGTCGAACGGCGCCTCATCGAGGTGCTCGACGACCCCCGGACGTCGCCCTACGGCAATCCGATCCCGGGGCTGGACCGCATCGGCTACGCCGAGTCGGCTCTCGACCACGGCGACCACATCCGGCTCTCCGCGCTGCCCACCGACACACCGCACACCGTGCGCATCCGGGCGATCGGCGAGAACGTGCAGATCGACACGGACCTGATCTCGGAGTTCCGCGCGGCCGGCGTGGAACCGCTCAAGACGGTCACCGCGACCCGTCGCGGTCACCTCGTCGAACTCGACTCCGGGGACGGCCGCACGGTCGAGCTCGACGGCGACCACGCCCACGCCATCCAGGTCGAGATCCTGTCGTGA
- a CDS encoding acetoin utilization protein AcuC, giving the protein MAGIADGVEAKVVWSPSLLEYRHSADHPMSPKRLDLTMSLATELGVLQGVELIDPGTARDDELLRVHTSRYIDAVKAAGDLPPGEHVGMSHGLGTADNPTFPAMHEASAAVAGGTLAAARAVTGGAATRAVSVAGGMHHAMPAAAAGFCVYNDAAVAISWLLDNGFDRIAYVDIDVHHGDGVQTAFYEDPRVLTVSLHQHPATLWPSTGWASEAGVGRAEGTSVNLAFLPAVTDDLWLRGFHAVVPGVLRAFEPQIIVLQAGCDSHREDPLADLSLTVDGHRRSYLDVIALADELCEGRLIAVGGGGYELVRVVPRSWTHLIAAVLGVPVDPGTAIPEGWRSAAGRLTVPDRVPRVMGDGEEPAFTRWEPAGADRGVEMDRSLARLDQSILDTRRTVYPLLGLDPDDPRD; this is encoded by the coding sequence ATGGCCGGGATCGCGGACGGCGTCGAGGCGAAGGTGGTGTGGAGCCCGTCGCTGCTCGAGTACCGACACTCCGCCGATCACCCCATGAGTCCGAAGCGCCTCGATCTGACCATGTCGCTGGCCACCGAACTCGGCGTGCTGCAGGGGGTGGAGCTGATCGATCCCGGGACGGCCCGGGACGACGAACTGCTGCGGGTGCACACCTCGCGCTACATCGACGCCGTGAAGGCGGCCGGTGACCTGCCGCCGGGGGAGCACGTGGGGATGAGCCACGGGCTGGGTACGGCCGACAACCCGACGTTCCCGGCGATGCATGAGGCGAGCGCGGCGGTCGCCGGTGGCACTCTCGCGGCCGCCCGCGCGGTGACCGGCGGCGCCGCGACGCGCGCTGTCTCCGTCGCGGGCGGCATGCATCACGCGATGCCCGCGGCCGCCGCCGGATTCTGCGTGTACAACGACGCCGCCGTGGCGATCAGCTGGCTGCTGGACAACGGGTTCGACCGCATCGCCTACGTCGACATCGACGTCCACCACGGCGACGGCGTCCAGACCGCCTTCTACGAGGACCCCCGCGTGCTCACGGTCTCACTGCACCAGCACCCCGCGACCCTGTGGCCGTCGACGGGCTGGGCGTCCGAGGCCGGCGTGGGCCGCGCGGAGGGCACCTCCGTCAACCTGGCGTTCCTGCCCGCGGTCACCGACGACCTCTGGCTCCGCGGCTTCCACGCCGTGGTCCCGGGCGTTCTGCGCGCGTTCGAGCCGCAGATCATCGTCCTGCAGGCGGGGTGCGACTCGCACCGCGAGGACCCCCTCGCCGATCTGTCGTTGACCGTCGACGGTCACCGCCGGTCCTATCTCGACGTCATCGCCCTGGCCGACGAACTGTGCGAGGGACGCCTCATCGCGGTCGGCGGCGGTGGCTACGAGCTGGTGCGGGTGGTCCCGCGCTCGTGGACCCACCTCATCGCGGCGGTCCTCGGGGTGCCGGTCGACCCGGGCACGGCGATCCCGGAGGGGTGGCGGTCCGCGGCCGGCCGGCTCACCGTCCCCGATCGGGTCCCGAGGGTGATGGGCGACGGCGAGGAGCCGGCCTTCACGCGCTGGGAGCCGGCGGGCGCCGACCGCGGGGTCGAGATGGACCGCTCGCTGGCCCGGCTGGACCAGTCGATCCTCGACACCCGTCGCACGGTCTACCCCCTGCTGGGGCTCGATCCCGACGACCCCCGGGACTGA